A genomic stretch from Aerococcaceae bacterium zg-1292 includes:
- the trpS gene encoding tryptophan--tRNA ligase yields MKPTIFSGVQPTGTPTLGNFIGAMKGFVELQHDYDATYCVVNQHALTVPKDPERLKQQTLQMAALYLALGIDPNVATIFVQSDIPAHSQAAWLVLCQTGLGELERMTQFKDKAAKQESVGAGLLCYPPLMVADIVLHDTQFVPVGDDQRQHIELTRNFVDRFNARYGDNILVKPEAIFPKAGGRVKSLQNPLAKMSKSDTNEKSYILLLDDPKVITKKIKGAVTDSLGIVQYDVENQPGVANLLHIFSSLSGRSIDDLVSDYGSTGYGRFKTDLAELITDTLAPIQARYEKLLVSDDLHDILAAGAKKASVRANATLARMEKAIGVGY; encoded by the coding sequence GAAACCGACTATTTTCTCCGGCGTTCAACCGACCGGCACGCCAACACTCGGCAATTTTATCGGCGCAATGAAAGGATTCGTTGAGCTACAACACGATTACGATGCCACGTATTGTGTGGTCAATCAACATGCATTAACGGTCCCTAAAGACCCTGAACGTTTAAAACAACAAACCTTACAAATGGCAGCTTTATATTTGGCGTTAGGAATCGATCCTAATGTCGCTACTATTTTTGTGCAATCAGATATCCCAGCCCACTCCCAAGCAGCTTGGCTCGTCCTTTGCCAAACCGGTTTAGGAGAATTAGAACGGATGACACAATTCAAAGACAAAGCTGCCAAACAAGAAAGTGTTGGTGCCGGTTTATTATGTTATCCCCCATTAATGGTAGCAGACATTGTTTTACACGATACACAATTTGTCCCTGTCGGTGATGACCAACGCCAACATATCGAGTTAACTCGTAACTTTGTTGACCGATTCAATGCGCGTTATGGTGATAATATCCTTGTAAAACCTGAAGCGATTTTCCCTAAAGCAGGCGGTCGTGTTAAAAGTTTGCAAAATCCATTAGCAAAAATGAGTAAGTCTGACACCAACGAGAAAAGTTATATTTTACTGTTAGATGACCCTAAAGTCATTACGAAAAAAATTAAAGGCGCTGTCACTGATTCATTGGGCATTGTGCAATATGACGTAGAAAACCAACCAGGTGTGGCTAATTTGCTACATATTTTCTCAAGTTTAAGCGGTCGTTCTATTGACGACTTAGTGAGTGATTACGGTAGCACGGGCTACGGTCGCTTTAAAACAGATTTAGCTGAACTGATTACCGATACCTTGGCTCCGATTCAAGCACGCTACGAAAAATTATTAGTCAGCGATGACTTACATGATATCTTAGCTGCCGGTGCAAAAAAAGCGAGTGTTAGAGCCAATGCAACGCTAGCTCGTATGGAAAAAGCAATCGGTGTCGGATACTAG
- the pnp gene encoding polyribonucleotide nucleotidyltransferase, translating to MAEKHIFRTTLGGRPLSVEIGELAKQANGAVLVRYGDTVVLSAAVASKRPTTGDFFPLTVHYVEKMYAVGKVPGGFIKREGRPSETATLTSRLIDRPLRPMFPEGVRNEIQVTNTVLSVEQDCTPEMAAMLGSSLALAVSDIPFDGPIAGVNVGRVNGELMINPTVEQAEASDIELTVAGTATAINMVESSAKEVSEADMLAALLFGHEAIKELVAFQNEVVAAIGKPKFELTLAMLDPEVEQQVKTLYKEKMVAAIQTEEKKAREAAMEAVIEEALVHFDDVLGDHPEKEQLLKDVNAALHDLEKDEVRRLITKERVRPDGRKIDEIRPLSSSVALLPRVHGSGLFTRGQTQALTAATLAPLGEHQIIDGLGAEEMKRFIHHYNFPNFSVGETGRVGSPGRREIGHGALGERALKQVIPSVEDFPYMIRLVSEVLESNGSSSQASICAGTLALMDAGVPIKAPVAGIAMGLVMEGEDYTVLTDIQGLEDHLGDMDFKVAGTKDGITALQMDIKIQGITEAILVEALEQAQKARIEILAELTSTIAEPRAELSPYAPKIELITIDPEKIKVVIGRGGETINSIIDATGVKIDIDQSGAVSVASSDADMIKKAIEMIELLVKEVEVGESYEGTVKRIEKFGAFVEVLPGKEGLVHISELEHRRVNNVEDVIKLGDKVTVKVIEIDDKGRINLSRKALLPRD from the coding sequence ATGGCAGAAAAACATATTTTTAGAACGACATTAGGTGGTCGCCCATTATCAGTTGAAATCGGCGAATTAGCCAAACAGGCAAACGGTGCAGTTTTAGTACGTTATGGGGATACGGTTGTTTTATCAGCAGCTGTTGCTTCAAAACGTCCTACAACAGGAGATTTCTTCCCATTGACCGTACATTATGTAGAAAAAATGTACGCAGTTGGAAAAGTGCCGGGAGGTTTCATTAAGCGCGAAGGACGTCCGTCTGAAACAGCAACATTAACTAGTCGTTTAATCGACCGTCCGCTACGTCCAATGTTCCCGGAAGGGGTTCGTAACGAAATTCAAGTCACTAATACCGTATTATCTGTTGAACAAGATTGCACACCTGAAATGGCAGCAATGTTAGGTTCATCATTAGCATTAGCTGTTTCGGATATTCCATTTGATGGACCAATCGCAGGTGTCAATGTGGGACGTGTCAACGGAGAATTAATGATAAATCCAACGGTTGAACAAGCAGAAGCATCGGATATTGAATTAACAGTAGCGGGTACAGCGACTGCGATTAACATGGTAGAAAGTAGTGCTAAAGAAGTTAGCGAAGCGGATATGCTAGCAGCGTTATTATTTGGACATGAAGCTATTAAAGAATTAGTAGCTTTCCAAAATGAAGTCGTCGCTGCTATTGGCAAACCAAAATTCGAATTGACACTAGCAATGTTAGACCCAGAAGTAGAACAACAAGTAAAAACATTATATAAAGAAAAAATGGTCGCAGCCATTCAAACAGAAGAGAAAAAAGCGCGTGAAGCTGCAATGGAAGCAGTGATTGAAGAAGCGTTAGTGCATTTTGATGATGTTTTAGGCGACCATCCAGAAAAAGAACAATTATTAAAAGATGTAAATGCTGCTTTACATGATTTAGAAAAAGATGAAGTACGTCGTTTAATTACCAAAGAACGTGTTCGACCTGACGGACGTAAAATTGATGAAATTCGCCCATTGAGTTCATCAGTAGCCTTATTACCACGTGTACACGGTTCTGGTTTATTTACCCGGGGACAAACACAAGCATTAACTGCTGCAACGTTAGCGCCATTAGGCGAACACCAAATTATCGACGGTTTAGGTGCAGAAGAGATGAAACGCTTCATTCACCACTATAATTTCCCGAATTTCTCAGTCGGCGAAACAGGTCGTGTTGGTAGTCCAGGCCGTCGTGAAATTGGACATGGCGCTTTAGGTGAACGTGCCTTAAAACAAGTCATTCCATCAGTGGAAGATTTCCCATATATGATTCGTTTAGTTTCAGAAGTATTAGAATCAAATGGTTCATCCTCTCAAGCAAGTATTTGTGCGGGAACATTGGCTTTAATGGACGCTGGTGTGCCGATTAAAGCGCCAGTAGCTGGTATTGCAATGGGATTAGTAATGGAAGGCGAAGATTATACTGTCTTAACGGATATTCAAGGTCTAGAAGATCACTTAGGTGATATGGACTTTAAAGTTGCCGGAACAAAAGATGGTATTACTGCTTTACAAATGGATATTAAAATTCAAGGTATTACAGAAGCAATCTTAGTTGAAGCACTCGAACAAGCGCAAAAAGCACGTATTGAGATTCTAGCAGAATTAACAAGTACAATTGCTGAACCGCGTGCAGAATTAAGTCCGTATGCACCGAAGATTGAATTAATTACGATTGACCCTGAAAAAATTAAAGTGGTTATCGGTCGTGGTGGTGAAACGATTAATTCAATTATTGATGCAACTGGCGTTAAAATTGATATTGACCAATCTGGTGCTGTTAGTGTGGCTTCTTCAGATGCAGATATGATTAAGAAAGCAATCGAAATGATTGAGTTGTTAGTTAAAGAAGTTGAAGTTGGAGAATCATACGAAGGTACGGTTAAGCGTATTGAAAAATTTGGTGCCTTTGTAGAAGTATTACCTGGTAAAGAAGGTTTAGTTCACATCTCAGAATTGGAACACCGTCGTGTGAACAATGTTGAAGATGTCATTAAATTAGGCGATAAAGTAACCGTTAAAGTCATTGAAATTGATGATAAAGGCAGAATTAACTTATCTCGTAAAGCCTTATTACCTCGAGACTAA
- the rpsO gene encoding 30S ribosomal protein S15, producing the protein MALSKERKNEIIKEYATHEGDTGSPEVQIAVLTEDINLLNEHIRTHKKDFHSYRGLMKKIGHRRNLLAYLRDKDVQRYRELIKRLGLRR; encoded by the coding sequence ATGGCATTATCAAAAGAGCGTAAAAATGAAATCATCAAAGAATATGCGACTCATGAAGGCGATACTGGTTCTCCAGAAGTACAAATCGCTGTTTTAACTGAGGATATCAACTTATTAAACGAGCATATCCGTACGCATAAAAAAGATTTTCATTCATACCGTGGACTTATGAAAAAAATCGGTCACCGTCGTAACTTATTAGCTTACTTACGTGACAAAGATGTTCAACGTTACCGTGAACTTATCAAACGCTTAGGTCTACGTCGTTAA
- a CDS encoding acyltransferase: MSRQKRISSYDGLKGLSILAVIFYHMFQKQVPGGFLTVNTFFAIAGYFFARKIEQVTFNRQEQDWRALGKYVRSTLGRLFFPMFWMLGSIIVVLFIFNRDALYHIRSDLFSGMFFYNNLYQIAADKSYFARMTEASPFTHLWYSSLYLQMFVVGIIGSCLMKWLKLPGTAKAIIWGLVAFLSHSTLMFLYEPNADPSRVYYGLATRFSSFALGMMTTYMIPAILNATYNVKNKKALYTLIGLTSGLLFVYLPFVIEDQAPITYYIGLPFYSVLSMFVLFAIATGVPMIRKPLAFKPLVLLGQRSYSYYLWYYPVIVFWLQYRRFMADNQIYLLNIAMMVSIVVLSELTYQIIERRIYPIPFGQRFDWQADVQQVKHSHAAKGVAFAFLMMVVVVASGMIISRDDQTLARFNLEYQLQKNSPSMHEIANPTERYIARTLNQLQSYDKQLSSHFVEPLPAHDYVAEYQKSKEHVDLVDAQVTELAAEQQAVLDRIAEKNPDLAALVPVREQLYAAELPVSFFGDSLVLVSAPVAMDLFLNGNQWGIKNLQIWDAVDKLKQWISEGSVKPILVVNLGTNAGLDHQGMEDFIAAAGKREIFFVNSNSDVPHKMEVNEIIHEFAKKYKNVHEVDWYTYAVDHPEYYWEGEGVHHTPEGANHFAAFIAHVLYETLAGEQ; encoded by the coding sequence TTGAGTAGACAAAAGCGAATCAGTAGTTATGATGGACTAAAAGGATTATCAATTTTAGCAGTCATTTTTTATCATATGTTTCAAAAACAAGTACCGGGTGGTTTTTTAACCGTCAATACATTTTTTGCGATTGCGGGGTACTTTTTTGCACGAAAAATTGAACAAGTGACCTTTAATCGCCAAGAGCAAGATTGGCGTGCGTTAGGAAAATATGTTCGTTCGACACTTGGGCGATTATTTTTTCCAATGTTTTGGATGTTAGGCAGTATTATAGTTGTACTGTTTATTTTTAATCGTGATGCGTTGTACCATATACGCAGTGATTTGTTTTCAGGAATGTTTTTTTACAATAATTTGTATCAGATAGCGGCTGACAAGTCGTATTTTGCTAGAATGACGGAAGCGTCACCTTTTACGCATCTATGGTACAGCAGTTTATATTTACAAATGTTTGTTGTAGGTATTATCGGTTCGTGCTTGATGAAATGGCTGAAGTTGCCAGGTACTGCTAAGGCAATTATATGGGGACTGGTTGCTTTCTTGAGTCACAGTACATTAATGTTTTTATACGAACCGAATGCTGACCCATCACGTGTCTATTATGGTTTAGCGACGCGTTTTTCATCCTTTGCACTTGGTATGATGACGACGTACATGATTCCAGCGATATTAAATGCAACCTATAATGTTAAAAATAAAAAGGCGCTATATACCTTAATCGGCTTAACATCTGGATTGTTGTTTGTTTATTTACCATTTGTTATCGAAGACCAAGCGCCGATTACCTATTATATTGGTTTGCCATTTTATTCTGTGTTAAGTATGTTTGTATTATTCGCCATTGCAACGGGTGTGCCAATGATACGTAAACCGCTTGCTTTTAAACCGCTCGTATTACTAGGGCAACGGTCGTATTCTTATTATTTATGGTATTATCCTGTCATTGTTTTTTGGTTGCAGTATCGACGCTTCATGGCAGATAATCAAATTTACCTATTAAATATTGCGATGATGGTATCGATTGTTGTGCTCAGTGAGTTGACGTACCAAATCATTGAACGGCGTATTTATCCAATCCCATTTGGACAACGTTTTGATTGGCAAGCAGATGTTCAACAGGTCAAGCACAGCCATGCTGCTAAAGGAGTTGCTTTTGCCTTTTTGATGATGGTAGTCGTTGTGGCGAGTGGGATGATTATTTCCCGTGATGACCAGACATTAGCGCGATTTAATTTAGAATATCAATTGCAAAAAAATTCGCCAAGCATGCACGAAATAGCTAATCCGACAGAGCGTTATATTGCTCGAACATTGAATCAATTACAGAGCTATGATAAGCAATTATCCAGCCATTTTGTTGAGCCGCTCCCCGCACATGACTATGTTGCTGAGTATCAAAAATCAAAAGAGCACGTTGATTTAGTGGATGCGCAAGTAACAGAGTTGGCTGCTGAACAGCAGGCAGTGCTTGACCGGATTGCTGAGAAGAACCCGGACTTAGCAGCCTTAGTGCCGGTACGTGAACAATTATATGCGGCTGAATTACCTGTATCATTTTTTGGTGATTCATTAGTCTTAGTATCCGCTCCTGTTGCGATGGACTTATTCCTTAATGGTAATCAATGGGGAATTAAAAACTTGCAAATTTGGGATGCTGTCGATAAATTGAAGCAGTGGATTAGTGAAGGTAGCGTGAAACCGATATTAGTAGTTAACTTAGGGACTAATGCTGGGTTAGACCATCAAGGTATGGAAGATTTTATTGCTGCTGCTGGTAAGCGAGAAATATTCTTTGTTAATTCAAACTCTGATGTGCCACATAAAATGGAAGTTAATGAAATTATTCATGAATTTGCCAAAAAATATAAAAATGTTCATGAAGTTGATTGGTACACCTATGCGGTTGACCATCCTGAATATTATTGGGAAGGTGAAGGTGTTCACCACACGCCTGAGGGTGCGAATCATTTTGCAGCATTCATAGCCCATGTCTTGTACGAGACGTTAGCTGGAGAACAATAA
- the uvrB gene encoding excinuclease ABC subunit UvrB: MNQQQFNIKSHYQPSGDQPTAIQALVTGLNNQTKEQVLLGATGTGKTFTIANVIQEVNKPTLVLAHNKTLAGQLYSELLEFFPENSVEYFVSYYDYYQPEAYVPASDTYIEKESSVNDEIDKLRHSASSALLERRDVIVVASVSCIYGLVDPENYREHVLSLRKGQEVSRNAVLNRLVEMQFVRNDIDFQRGTFRVRGDVIEIFMASRDSEVIRVEFFGDEIERIREVDVLTGEIRRDMDHYPIYPATHFVANEEQVTRAVDSIRQELEERLEELRRENKLLEAQRLEQRTNYDIEMLLEMGYCSGIENYSRHMDGRLPGEAPYTLLDFFPDDYLIVVDESHITMSQLRGMYNGDRARKQMLVDYGFRLPSAIDNRPLRLEEFEERVNQIIYVSATPGPYELEHTDNQYVEQIIRPTGLLDPIVEVRPIKGQIDDLVKEINIRVERGERVFVTTLTKKMSEDLTDYLKELDIKVKYLHSDIKTLERTEIIRDLRLGIFDVLVGINLLREGLDVPEVSLVVILDADKEGFLRSERSLVQTIGRAARNEHGRVIMYADNITQSMQRAIEETERRRQVQMAYNKEHGITPKTVKKEVRDLIRITHDVESEERQENLLVTFKALSRLQREEELERLTLEMKQHAKNMNFEAAAELRDVILELKATYGSR; the protein is encoded by the coding sequence ATGAATCAGCAACAATTTAATATAAAATCCCATTATCAACCGAGTGGCGACCAGCCGACAGCGATTCAAGCATTGGTAACGGGATTGAACAACCAAACTAAAGAACAAGTATTACTCGGTGCAACCGGAACAGGTAAAACATTTACAATCGCGAATGTGATTCAAGAAGTGAATAAACCGACGCTGGTACTCGCACATAATAAGACATTGGCAGGACAATTATACAGTGAGTTACTCGAATTTTTCCCTGAAAATTCGGTTGAATATTTTGTTTCCTACTATGATTATTATCAACCGGAAGCATATGTACCAGCATCAGATACGTATATTGAAAAAGAATCGAGTGTCAATGATGAAATTGATAAATTACGGCATTCTGCGTCTTCTGCCTTATTAGAGCGGCGCGATGTGATTGTGGTGGCATCAGTGTCTTGTATTTATGGATTGGTCGACCCAGAAAATTATCGTGAACATGTCTTGTCATTGCGCAAAGGTCAAGAAGTTAGTCGCAATGCGGTGTTGAATCGACTAGTAGAAATGCAATTTGTCCGCAATGATATTGATTTTCAACGGGGAACTTTCCGTGTTCGTGGGGATGTCATCGAAATATTTATGGCTTCACGAGATTCAGAAGTCATTCGCGTAGAGTTTTTTGGTGATGAAATTGAGCGCATCCGTGAAGTGGATGTATTAACGGGTGAAATTCGTCGGGATATGGACCATTACCCGATTTATCCAGCGACGCATTTTGTGGCCAATGAAGAGCAAGTGACACGAGCAGTCGACAGTATTCGTCAAGAATTAGAGGAACGTTTAGAAGAATTACGACGTGAAAACAAGTTGTTAGAAGCACAACGCTTGGAGCAACGAACCAATTACGATATCGAGATGTTACTAGAAATGGGATATTGTAGCGGTATTGAAAATTATTCGCGCCATATGGATGGACGGTTACCAGGAGAAGCGCCGTATACATTACTCGACTTCTTCCCGGATGATTATTTAATTGTCGTTGATGAGTCGCATATTACGATGTCGCAATTACGTGGGATGTATAACGGTGACCGGGCACGTAAACAAATGTTGGTGGATTATGGTTTTCGTCTGCCGAGTGCCATTGATAACCGTCCTTTACGTTTGGAAGAGTTTGAAGAACGTGTCAATCAAATTATTTATGTCTCAGCAACACCGGGACCGTATGAATTAGAACATACTGATAATCAATATGTTGAACAAATTATTCGACCAACCGGTCTACTCGATCCAATCGTTGAAGTTCGACCAATTAAAGGACAAATTGATGATTTAGTAAAAGAAATTAATATTCGAGTTGAGCGTGGTGAACGTGTATTCGTTACGACCTTAACGAAAAAAATGTCGGAAGATTTAACGGATTATTTAAAAGAATTGGATATCAAGGTGAAATATTTGCATAGTGATATCAAAACATTAGAGCGAACAGAGATTATTCGTGATTTGCGATTAGGTATTTTCGATGTATTAGTTGGAATTAACTTATTACGTGAGGGATTGGATGTGCCTGAAGTATCTTTAGTAGTGATACTTGATGCTGATAAGGAAGGCTTTTTACGCAGTGAGCGCTCATTAGTCCAAACAATCGGTCGTGCGGCGCGTAATGAACATGGACGAGTCATTATGTATGCCGATAATATCACACAGTCAATGCAGCGTGCCATTGAAGAAACGGAACGACGTCGTCAAGTGCAAATGGCGTACAACAAAGAGCATGGCATTACGCCGAAGACAGTTAAGAAAGAAGTACGTGATTTGATTCGTATTACGCATGATGTAGAGAGTGAAGAACGTCAAGAAAATCTACTGGTTACGTTTAAAGCATTATCTCGTCTACAACGTGAAGAAGAATTGGAACGCTTAACACTTGAAATGAAACAACACGCTAAAAATATGAATTTTGAGGCAGCTGCTGAATTGCGGGATGTTATTTTAGAATTGAAAGCAACGTATGGCAGTAGATAA
- a CDS encoding 30S ribosomal protein S20, protein MANNPSAIKRIRQTATKTDRNRAHISAMRTAVKKFRSAVESGEGDLQELYKLAAKELDSAATKGLIHKNKAARDKSRLAKLVK, encoded by the coding sequence ATGGCAAATAACCCATCAGCAATCAAACGTATTCGTCAAACTGCTACAAAAACTGATCGCAACCGCGCTCACATTTCTGCAATGCGTACAGCAGTTAAAAAATTCCGTTCAGCTGTAGAATCAGGTGAAGGTGATTTACAAGAATTATACAAATTAGCAGCAAAAGAATTAGATAGCGCAGCTACTAAAGGTTTAATCCATAAAAATAAAGCTGCTCGTGATAAGTCACGTTTAGCAAAATTAGTTAAATAA
- a CDS encoding LysM peptidoglycan-binding domain-containing protein → MKIYKKLMSLSMVALASANILTYTVAAQEETGTHTVQSGEYLLAIANKYGVSVEELRAWNGLTSDWINVGDVLAVSASAAGSAATSTSSTTTTSDAAAPVTNAGTHVVAPGDTLYTIAQRYGTTVGSLMAWNGLSSDWLNVGDVLAVYGAASATDYYPSTTPTTTSGYHTVAPGDTLSGIALAYGVSVSDLLAWNGLTSDWLNVGDVLSVGGYSQTPAYTPSATPAVTPTGATYTVKSGDNLSTIAAAHGMTVDELMAMNGLSSTFLQIGDVLAVKGGSGTASSAETSSNDANTNESENNDSSDSNSIAPTAEKDKEAGIKARHKVVAGDNLWRIANKYGVTVHNVKVWNNLTDDSVIKEGDELIIKQSGYEAKKHKVTAEDTLESLAEQYKTTPEKLTEWNELKDSKLEVDKELYVSDPKAKIHEVKNGETLEKIAEQYKVTVEELREWNDLPAATVVVNGSLVVSDPTGTKEAENATESAETTEAVETTTAAE, encoded by the coding sequence ATGAAAATTTATAAAAAATTAATGTCATTGTCTATGGTGGCATTAGCTTCAGCGAATATACTAACTTATACTGTGGCGGCTCAAGAAGAAACCGGCACACATACAGTTCAAAGTGGCGAATATTTATTAGCAATTGCGAATAAATACGGGGTAAGTGTGGAAGAATTACGTGCGTGGAACGGTTTAACTAGTGATTGGATTAATGTAGGGGATGTCTTAGCAGTAAGTGCGAGTGCTGCTGGTTCAGCTGCTACTAGTACATCTAGCACAACAACTACTTCTGATGCAGCAGCTCCTGTGACTAATGCGGGCACGCATGTGGTAGCACCTGGAGACACGCTATACACGATTGCGCAACGTTATGGAACGACTGTCGGTAGTTTGATGGCATGGAATGGTTTATCAAGCGATTGGTTAAATGTTGGTGATGTCTTAGCTGTATATGGCGCTGCTTCGGCAACAGATTACTACCCATCAACGACTCCGACTACAACATCTGGATATCATACTGTTGCACCGGGTGATACTTTATCAGGCATTGCTTTAGCTTATGGCGTGTCTGTATCTGATTTATTAGCATGGAATGGCTTAACCAGTGATTGGTTGAATGTTGGTGACGTATTGTCAGTAGGCGGATACTCACAAACACCAGCCTACACACCGTCAGCGACACCAGCGGTCACACCAACTGGCGCAACTTATACAGTTAAATCTGGTGATAATTTATCTACAATTGCAGCTGCTCATGGCATGACAGTGGATGAATTAATGGCAATGAATGGCTTGTCAAGTACATTCTTACAAATTGGTGATGTGTTAGCTGTCAAAGGTGGTTCCGGTACAGCGTCATCAGCTGAGACAAGTTCAAATGATGCAAATACGAATGAATCAGAGAACAATGACTCAAGTGATAGTAATTCAATCGCACCAACAGCTGAAAAAGATAAAGAAGCCGGCATTAAAGCACGTCATAAAGTGGTAGCAGGCGACAATTTATGGCGTATTGCCAATAAATATGGTGTGACAGTGCATAATGTAAAAGTCTGGAATAATCTAACAGATGATTCTGTCATTAAAGAGGGCGATGAATTAATTATCAAGCAATCTGGTTATGAAGCGAAGAAACATAAAGTGACGGCGGAAGATACATTAGAGTCATTAGCGGAACAATATAAAACAACACCGGAAAAATTAACTGAATGGAATGAATTAAAGGATTCAAAATTAGAAGTTGATAAAGAGTTATATGTTAGCGACCCTAAAGCTAAGATTCATGAAGTGAAAAATGGTGAGACCTTAGAAAAAATTGCTGAACAATATAAGGTGACTGTTGAAGAATTGCGTGAATGGAATGATTTACCAGCAGCGACTGTTGTTGTTAATGGTTCACTGGTTGTTTCTGACCCAACAGGTACCAAAGAAGCGGAAAATGCGACTGAATCTGCTGAAACAACTGAAGCGGTCGAAACTACTACTGCAGCTGAATAA